Below is a genomic region from Dioscorea cayenensis subsp. rotundata cultivar TDr96_F1 chromosome 14, TDr96_F1_v2_PseudoChromosome.rev07_lg8_w22 25.fasta, whole genome shotgun sequence.
TACCAAGGTGGCGGAAAAAGTGTGGCAATAATAGAGTTTGTTTTATACTTGCAAATATGTATGCAATAATTTCCATACGTTTTGGTTGCTGAATAGTCAACCTCACATATCATGGCATTGACTAATTAGTCATTGTCCTTTTTGAATTTCTTATTATGGGATTTAATAGAGTTTATTTAAGGGAAATGACAATAGTTAGTCAGTTCTTTCAGTCATGTAAAATCAAGACACTTTGGAAATCTAAGtaggaagaagaaaagcaagatATTGTATATTAAAACAGTATATTCCATCTTTTATAGAAATAAGTATATCTTCGTGTTAGATAGTTTTCAATAGCTAGAATTGATATTGATTGTGAGTTAGCTATTAAAAATAGTTGAGGAATGTGCAGATTCAAATCTAGTGGAATTGTTACTGCTTGTGGTTAATAaaatctgtgtgtgtgtgtatatatatataagttagcACATTAATAAAAGTACAGATTGGCACATTCTAGAAGTCTTTCATAAATGATAATATACACTatgaagatatttaaaaataagtaattgcTAATAATAACAAACAATTTATAGGAAAAAAATCTCCGTGCAtgtaatttatatcttcaagGTAAATATACAGATATCCTTCTAATTTTCATAACCAATGGAAAGAAAAAGTACAAAATCATACAAGtgttaattatgatttaaaaaaaaaaaagagaaaaagcgATGCCGGGATGCGGCCATATTGGTCCATACCCAGCGACCTAATCAGGCCCAGCCCAAGCCACATACCTCGCTaacaaacccaaaccatctaaACCCGCCACGTGTCCATCCATCCTACCACGTGCCAAAGCGTCCGAACAAGACGACAAATGATTCTCCAGTCAAAGCCGGGCCCCACATAAAGGAGACAATACTAATCTCCGTCACGAGACCCGGCATAAatcttttcaataaaataaataaaaaccaaaaagtaccctattttgttagtgtttttaAGTTAACCGAACCTGCCCTACCTAAACCTCCACCATCTAAATAATTTCCTAAAAagctaaaaataacaaaaattaatctcTAAATCTCACTAATTTCTCCATCCCTACAAACTCCGACCTCAACGTTCATGACCTTTTTCGCCCCGTTTCCCATCCTTCACCGGCGTTACTCTACAGCAATTCCTTCTCGGAGcctaacaatttttaaaataaataaataaataaataaggaaaaataaaagaaaattaacaaattaattaattaattaattaattacccgGTCCCAAAGAGAAGGATCGGGTTTCTTCGTGACGACGACGCGATCGACGAAGTGGGAGGGTTCGGGGAGGTGCCAGCGGCACTTCGGCTGAGACTGGCGGTGGCGGGAGTAGGTGGTGACGGTGGTGCGCCGGCCACGGTCATACCTCCACGACGAGAGGTAGTATATGAACGGCTTCTGGCAAGGGTTTCTCGCCACCGGCCGGGTGTTGAACGCGTAGGCGGTGTAATCAGCGCGGCGATACCAGTTCAAGAAGGTCCTCGCCGGAGTTTCCATCTCTCTCGGCGAGATGACACCGCGGACGATCTGGACGACAAAGCCCCAAGAGACGGAGACAGTCCATCGCTTTGATTTTTCGTAGCAGATGGATTGCTGCATTACGCCGGCGGAGTCGAGTTTGACGGGGCCGTCGAAGAGGCGGCGGACGGAGGCGGGGCGGGAGCGAAGGGAAGGGAAAATGGGTTGGACGACGTCGAGGTGGTGAAGAGAGATGAGGGGAGCTACAGGGTGAGCGGCGAGCAGGCCGAGAAGGTCGCCGTAGACGTCGTATTGGTGAAAACCAGGGTGACGAGTTAGAGGGACACCGAGCTCGGCCATGCAAGCTTGGATCCGATCGTCGCTGCCGTAAAGGGCAGGGTAGCGGCGGAGACAACCGTCCTGCATTCGAGCAATGGACTCAGCTAGAGGGCGGCTAATGGCGAAGCCGCCACCGCCGTAAGCCATGCCGTAAGAAAAGTAGATGTTTTGAAGGTGACTCTCGGAGAGGGAACCGATGTAGTAGGGTTGACGGTGGTCGTAGTGGGAGAGGACGTGGACGAGGTTGTCGGGGAAGAAGACGGTGTCGTCATCGCCCATGACGAACCAGCGGACGTTGGGGAGGTTGAGACGGAGAGTCTCGGAGACGATGCGGGAGAGGCGGAGGGCGGCGCGGCTGCCTTGTTTGTGAGTATAAGGAAAGGAGGAGGTGTCAGAGGAGATCTTGAGGAtaggaagtgaagaagaagaagaagaagaagacttgaATTCTTTGACTGGTTTGTCAAGCCAGACGTAGCCGCGCATGATGTGAGGACGCCACCAGATTTTGATGTATTCTTTGCGTTTGTCCCAGAGACGAGATGAGGCAGCGATGCCGAAGACTATGTGTTGGAGACCTGTGGGAGTGTAGGataatgatggtgatggtggaggtggtgatggtggtggtggtggaggtggttGGGAGGTGGTAGGAGAAGcaaggaggaggagggagaCATTATTGAAGGTGGTGTTGGTGTCAGGGTGgcaggaggaggagaagaggaggTTGAAAGAATAGGAGAAGTAGATGAGGGAAAGAGAGATAATGAGATAGATCATGAACCTGGGGAGAAATGGTCTGgaggaaggaggagaagaagaagttggTTTCATGGTGGACCAGAAGCCTGTTTGGTCTTTGAGGTtctttgtgttgttgttgttgttgttgttgttgtgtggtTTCATTGTTAATGGGTTTGAAGGggtgttggtgatgatggatgagaagaggaggatgagaggTTAAGAGAGGTTATCGTGAGGAGGTGCTTGTTTTGGGGGGGTGGTAATGAAACTCAAAGAGAGTGGCACAGAGGAGGGTGAGTTGGGATTGGAAAGGATTGATGGAGCTTGGAGAGTGTGACATGCTTTTCATGCTCTGTTGCCAGGTTGCACCTctcttgcttctttttttttattatatatatataattttaaaaaattattattattggttatTTATGACAAGATTCGGAGTGAAGCGGGATGCCTTGCTGTTTTATTCTTCTCCGATTTAGGAACATGGAAATAATCGAAAATATTTTCctatatatttatcatgttttcctatttgcacttttttttaattatatgtattttaattttatttatttttatagttttttatattaatgtgacaatttttttttaaaaaaaaattaaccatcccgattaaataaaaaaaaaataaagctagAATATGAGTGTAACAAAGAGAAAtactaacaaaaataaaccaCGAGGAAAAATAAAGGTAACAACCCTACTAGGGGTAGTGGAATGCTTTGTTATTATTGTGTGATGTGCATCATTCATTCGCACTTTGCACCTCTTTTCTTCCGTTTCTTGGTTTTTTATGCCTACGGtgtcttctctttatttttctttgtgtttctttgtttctcttctttgttttgtttgcttCTCTGTCTCTGATCGGAGCTCACCCTAGGTGACTCGTCCTCTTTCTATACttttatttccctttttttcaatgaattactgatttatttcatttttttctcaatatatatatatatatatatattctagcATATTGTATAGATACTATAGCAATGTAGTACAATCACTGTTTTTATTCCTTGTGAGAGGATGAGGCTTTCTCCCTTTTTAAGGTTGTATGGCAAaagatttattaactcggtttggtttacaaaatatattttgtactaCACATGATAAGACTTTAATTACTCCATGTAGTATTTGACAAATTTTTTAACACCTTTTTGTGGGCAACgcttattgttattgttaaaaaaaaattagaacaaattattcataataaatataattctatttttttaaattaaaaaaactcagTTTTAGCTCTTATACAGAGTGTGAGTTTTCATGGTCATAATGGATTCTACGTtgaaattatttggaaaaatattattaaaaatattaatgttcatacaatattaatatttaaaaacattttgaaattaaataaataaatcagtgGGCCCGTCAGAGACGGACGATGTGTGAACATTTTTATGTGCATCTAGCGTGGCTGTGTACATACGAACAAAGATGGAGCAagtctttgttctttttttaattaatgccgacaaaataaaagataaaatcataaaagtttaaaatgaagcctttataattataaattaaagtaGACAAGAGTAGGcaattttaaataatcattCACAAAATCTCACTATCattttgtttgtaaaaattttacttCTTCCAAATTCTCCTTATATAAGTAAGCACTCTTAATTTAgaatgttatttttataaatatattgctTCGATGCACTAAttagtaattatataatatttaattgtatATTATTTATGCCATAATTCCTTAAAAATagaagcaaatatatatatatatataacaaaatatcatctaagtagagatgatttcaaattttaaaaagatagagagatgatgaggatgagagAGACAGAAAGAGGATGGTGCATGAATAGTGTGGTAAATTGTACCCGGGCATTGAACCGCCTACGTGCATAACAGTTGGATTGAAATCTAATAATTGATACGAATATTTATAGATGATGGGTACTCTATgtgtatatttaaattattttttttcgtaAATGAAAATACCATTCATACTCTTTAGTTATGCATAGTATatacacaataaaatataaaaaaaccaatgcAAAAAATCATTGGTGTTAGAATTTCATTGCTCAAATTTAAAATCTGTTAACTGCAATGATGTAATAGATCAATAATTGTTACTGCATACTTGCAATCTAAACCCCATATGACAGATTGATGGTGCATAACCGGTcatttgatttatgattttatgttatttttaattgtatatatatgcttgtcacatttatcaagaataaaataaaatattataaatatattcaagTTGAAAAAATCTCTTTCATTCCATGGTCTTCTccaaaaacatgttttttatttttttttaatcctaatcATTGTTATGAATCCTTACTAGTGCTTCAAAATCAAACACTCTCAATTCCtcttgattattttaatatgataatCTAAATAAGATCAATTGTGTTATAATTTTCAACCATAGAAATGCTGTGAAACAATGGTTTAAAGCTATCCAACTCATGGTTTGATTCGTCATCTGAGTGAGATTTCAtgtaataaaattcaataattcattTTCTAAAACGTTTTAGACATAACAAATCTCCgtgatttatataatataaaaaaattttgaatccaaaattttaaactttagataatgtttatgtatttatatgtatgttaAAACTATCTgttattattagtttaaattGTCTGTACatctctttaaaataaaatttatttctgcatttttgTGCAATCTAgctttaatattaaataaaaaaattatcctatttttttattaaaaatatttaaactttagAGGAGAGATATAGAGagaataatataaaactaattataaCATTCTAAATATCAAACAAGTAATAGTGTAATACTGATATTTGTAGATAtgtactaataaaaaaataattttattattattatttgaaataagaaGGTCACAGGTTTCACATGCAGTGCTTTTCAATGTCCAACATCATATTTGACAAAACGAACCTAAATCACCGACACCATGTTGATAATTGATAATGGATTGGGCCGCTTGGGTTGTTCATCTACTCCCATAACTTTAATTGGGATAAactaaaaacacaaaagaaatattttctcTTAATTCAATATCTATCCAATTATTTGTTAAACCATTTATGGCAAAATAAATTCAcacaaaaaatgaaagattAACATTGGCAAACAAGTAAGTTATATGTAATATAATCCTAAATCCCTAAcccacataaatatatatagagaactAGTAATCTAGTGACGTCTAAAATCTAAGGATGTCCACAATAGCATCCGAGCTTTGATCATCATAAACAGTACTGAAAACGCATTCCTGCAATGTTGCACAGTATCATGACCAGTAAAAAATGTACAATATTTATTGAAACAAATAACCATTGGATAATAATCCAAcggttttaaatcaaacatcTTTAGAAAATAGTAATCTACgtagggatggcaatggagCGGGGTGGGGCAGGGTGGCCCGGCCCCGCTTCCTCCACGCTCACCCCATACCTTGCCCCGCTCCCCGCCCCgctattttctttttagtttttcaatacCACGACCCTAGGATTTTTACACTTACCCCGCCCCGCCTTTACAAGaattgagataaaaaaataaaaatctccactatttttagttcatttacatcaatgattaaaaatatataataccatattaaataacaaatggtacaaattatataacaacaacaagacTATTCAtctcaaattatatttttcactatgtatttttttataattaaaatattaatacataaatttaatcaaaatacataactagttaatataattttatttactttgatatataaagtgagaaattttaacattatatgtgtatataaatatataggaaatatatgtaatttttttagcGGAGGCGAGATGGGGGCGAGCAAGGTAGTACCAAACCCGCCCGCCCGATTTTCAAAAACCGCCCCATTTGGGGAGGATCGGAAATTATGGGGCATTTCTAGTTTTTGCCATCCCTAAATCTAcggatttatttatatttttttgccatatatatttagaaatagCAAGACTTAAAAGATGTCAAATGAATAAACAGGTACGAAGATGCATAAGTTGTTATAGTATAACAACCCTTAAAAAATAACACAcgagaataataaaaatttgtcaCATGCGCCTAAGATGATATATCAGAGATTTATTCTTATTAATGGATTTGGTATACATCAATAGTTGGTAATACAAGGATGTATCATGCAATAACTTTATCTAATTGTCAATTCAGCTTTGAACTTTGGGTGGGCCTTTAATTTTGAAGCCATATATTATCCAACAAACATGTttgacaaattatatatatgcatccaaagtttgatggtcttgtatttcttctaaatttttttcgTACATTTAACTTGTAATTGAATTTCTATAATTAAATAGCTCAAGTTTAACGTTTGAAGATTAAACAAGCGTTTCCTTTGTTGACTAAGTTTATATCCAACTACGTTGAACCGAACTTGTAAATATTTATGCTTTTATGTCGATTGCACATTAAATTCattccatgtttttttaataattaaaaataaataaattacaatttattgaaaagaatatataatataaacaatatagacagagaaaatgataaaactttacaTGGACTGCATATTACATGGGAAAGAAAACTAGAACATCTACCGGTGATGATAAAAAAGAactatatgtaaaaaaaataaaaataaaaataaaaatcatgcaACTGATTGCTTGGCTAGTTATGTAAGATATTAGATCTAGTTGTAGAAACCaaaggtcccataaaatcaagaCACTTTTTAATCACTGAAAACAACATTCTCCAGCTTGATCTTTTATGAGGATGGAACTTCATTTATCTGGACAGCAAGCATCTGATCAATGTTGCctacagaaagaaaaaaaaaaaatcaattcttttaatattataatttattaattcaaatactaatataaaaaaatcaaaaattatattttagatcCAATTGGtgtaattaattacaattttgaaaatgaatttccatgaatttaaaactaaattaaccGAATTGATCTAGCGcacaattgaaaaaaatggtcCACCCATAAAAAAGGTCTCTATTGTAATGATCACAGGCCCATGAAATTGATAAAGTTAACATGGGCTACCCATCTACAAACGATTTAATGATCCATCCTCAAGCCCGGCTTGTGCCTAAGTCTTACTCCATaatcaaatagttttttttttttgtttagataaaacaccaaaatatattaacaaaattattattaaaacatacGGAGttgaaatacatgaaaaaatacataatataggATAATGGATTAGAGTCACACAAAGCAACTAGAGGTGGTTAGGTGGCTATCCAGTGATAAGTGAAATGGTAAAGTATGGTGGGGCTTTTATAAAATGGCCACATAAGGGAATCATCTGTCAATGGTGCTTTGTTGGAGGAAAACtcctgcaaaaataaaaaataagtcaaaaataacattttaaatacTTATATCATCCTACCAAATATTTTCAtctaaaatgataatattttttgagaAGTGATCACAAAATTTCTCAATTAGGTGGTTGTTTTAGGTAACCatataatgtttattatatatatatccgtAAAGTTCTCCATTGATTAAGCTATGGTACAAtgtttttaagataaaaattaaaaagtactAGTTTTTTGTAGCATTCTCTTGGTGTCTTAACCTTTATGtaatctttaattatatatagtacATTCTCTTGTTTACATATTAAATTTTCACTCTTTTGCTGGATCTGTCAATTTCCTTTTTCTCAAATTTACAATTGATTACAAACTATGTTCATCTTGTTGTACATTAGGCTTGAATTCCATGATTAATATACAATTAGCATGGTAATCAAAGCTACAAGTATCAGttgtctcaaaatttttttagctGATTTATTCCATCGCTATATAAACCCTTGTTTCCAAACATCATGtcaaatttagggttttggaaTGGTCTATGATGGTAGGCTATGTAtctttactatatatatatatataaatatatgtgaaaataatttagaaataacACCACCaacttttgattatttttactttttttttaattggtaaaCGTATATAACAAACAATCAAATTGATAAGATTGTTTGTTTGGCATAACACGTTTTCCTTTTGAAACTCAATCTAAACAACTCCCAAACGTGTTTAGCTTTTAGTTAATGACAATGATTTTTATGAGTGAACGGGTTGGTTACGTTGGTATacaacttaattaaaaaataattatagatttttttctaaagaaaatgcatgtttttttaatatatttttccaaatacGGATACAATGAATGAttactatatatttaaatcagATGGTACATTTCATATAGTGTCTTATctttcacaaatatatataagtgatgcacatattaatttatatgtttatgttttccttaatcaTAGATTGGAATTTTGGTTGAGTGTTCTTAAGCCCATTCATATTTGCCATAATATTCCTCTCAATCATTTGCTCATCATTAATATTCATTTGAGTTTATTTTACACAAATCATTGAAATCATTTTTAACAACTATTAAATACAAATTGAGCATTGaactcataaaattttattttttttattgattcacAATGAGTGTAAGAATACTAGTCAAAATTAATTTAGTATTTCCATTTGTCATAAAACTTAATATTATTGTGCAAGTTACACATTTTCAGAACCACTACAAGCCATAgaatttcattttatatatttaataatattataaaaagttttaaaaaacaGATTGAtagttattgttattattatttaagaatTATTATCTTTGACCAGAGAGGCAGAGGGagggagagagaaagaaaaaaagagatagAGGTTTGACAAGATCATTGATGGTGGTACTATAGTTTAGCAATGGCTTCCACTTCCAGCCCCCACCATGAACAGAGATGAATGAAGACACTGCCCATACCTAACTCTGCAACCCAAAAAAACACTATCGACAAAACTTTTTTAAAGTATccagacaatatatatatatataaatatatcagtACATTTATACCTGCATTTATTTTACTATTACAATTGCAGAAATGATATCTTTCTCAAAATTTGATCTTCATGAGTTTAGAAGTCTTCATTAGCATTCAATTGTGTTACAATTGAAGCTAGAAGTTATAACTAAAAGTCTTTTTGCCCATAAAAGCTAACACACTAGAGTAGAAGAGCTCTGCTTTATACCAAATTGCAAACCAAACattgagatttatatatatatatatattgatgaaagTTTGGAATTTACAAGCAGGAAGAGAAGCAGTATAAATATCAAGTAGTAGAAGCAAATCAAAGCAAAGAAGAGAAAACAGAAGCAAACCAAATCCCCTAAATTAGACAAACAAAACTATGTACAAAAGAAATTAAGGGGAAAAGGGTTaagctttctttgtttttttccttcaatgGTTCTTCTCTATGAACAGTGTGAAACTCTGGGGAAGAAGATCATTCTCTCTCACTTTCAAACTCTTTTTAAACTAATCAtatcaagaaagaaaaagaaaaagaaaaatataaaataaaa
It encodes:
- the LOC120276522 gene encoding LOW QUALITY PROTEIN: uncharacterized protein LOC120276522 (The sequence of the model RefSeq protein was modified relative to this genomic sequence to represent the inferred CDS: deleted 1 base in 1 codon), yielding MKPHNNNNNNNNTKNLKDQTGFWSTMKPTSSSPPSSRPFLPRFMIYLIISLSLIYFSYSFNLLFSSSCHPDTNTTFNNVSLLLLASPTTSQPPPPPPPSPPPPSPSLSYTPTGLQHIVFGIAASSRLWDKRKEYIKIWWRPHIMRGYVWLDKPVKEFKSSSSSSSSLPILKISSDTSSFPYTHKQGSRAALRLSRIVSETLRLNLPNVRWFVMGDDDTVFFPDNLVHVLSHYDHRQPYYIGSLSESHLQNIYFSYGMAYGGGGFAISRPLAESIARMQDGCLRRYPALYGSDDRIQACMAELGVPLTRHPGFHQYDVYGDLLGLLAAHPVAPLISLHHLDVVQPIFPSLRSRPASVRRLFDGPVKLDSAGVMQQSICYEKSKRWTVSVSWGFVVQIVRGVISPREMETPARTFLNWYRRADYTAYAFNTRPVARNPCQKPFIYYLSSWRYDRGRRTTVTTYSRHRQSQPKCRWHLPEPSHFVDRVVVTKKPDPSLWDRAPRRNCCRVTPVKDGKRGKKVMNVEVGVCRDGEISEI